In Janthinobacterium sp. 67, a genomic segment contains:
- a CDS encoding TolC family protein, producing MASISTFAQAQGATAWSFDQVLQQALQSHPAVQGKRSAQAAARAELDGAQWQRFPSLSAEVPTGSRETGGVVRVEQPLWSGGRIDAGIDAAGSRVDAAGAAIEEERLTLSLRVIAAYTEALRQTARVHSAEEGLAEHQRLLDMIKRRVAQSVSSQTDQRLAESRAYQAANDVSNARQALDNALAQLSQLAGKPVRLVTASGIGVGEPLPDASLERVMRQAVDYSPTLHRLDFEAQAADSEITLQRSAYMPKVVLRMEKPTGGINADNRTRAMLVLQAQPGAGLSAKAGVDAAVARREGARAAHDAAERDVRERFTLDWNEAEASRQRLGNAGEASTTSTQVFESYARQYVIGRKSWNDVLNAVREATQARFSLEDTRAQAIAASLRLAAQTGTLAGRTTPAGVARAN from the coding sequence ATGGCATCGATCAGCACTTTCGCCCAGGCCCAGGGCGCCACGGCCTGGAGCTTCGACCAGGTCTTGCAGCAGGCGCTGCAAAGCCATCCCGCCGTCCAGGGCAAGCGTTCGGCGCAGGCGGCCGCGCGCGCCGAGCTCGATGGCGCGCAGTGGCAGCGCTTCCCCAGCCTGTCGGCCGAAGTCCCCACGGGTTCGCGCGAAACGGGCGGCGTGGTGCGCGTCGAACAGCCGTTGTGGAGCGGCGGGCGCATCGACGCGGGCATCGATGCGGCCGGCAGCCGGGTCGACGCGGCCGGCGCGGCCATCGAAGAGGAACGCCTGACCCTGTCCCTGCGCGTGATCGCCGCCTACACGGAAGCGCTGCGCCAGACGGCGCGCGTGCATTCTGCCGAAGAGGGACTGGCCGAACACCAGCGCCTGCTGGACATGATCAAGCGCCGCGTGGCGCAGTCGGTCAGTTCGCAAACGGACCAGCGCCTGGCCGAATCGCGCGCCTACCAGGCGGCCAACGACGTGTCGAATGCGCGCCAGGCGCTGGACAACGCGCTGGCGCAGCTGTCGCAGCTGGCCGGCAAACCGGTGCGCCTCGTCACCGCCAGCGGCATCGGCGTGGGCGAACCGCTGCCCGACGCCAGCCTGGAGCGGGTCATGCGCCAGGCCGTCGACTACTCCCCCACCCTGCACCGCCTCGATTTCGAGGCGCAGGCGGCCGACTCCGAAATCACCCTGCAACGCTCGGCCTACATGCCAAAAGTCGTGCTGCGCATGGAAAAGCCCACGGGCGGCATCAATGCCGACAACCGCACGCGCGCCATGCTGGTGCTGCAGGCGCAGCCGGGCGCCGGCTTGTCGGCCAAGGCCGGCGTGGACGCCGCCGTGGCCAGGCGCGAAGGGGCGCGCGCCGCGCACGATGCGGCCGAACGCGACGTGCGCGAACGCTTTACGCTGGACTGGAACGAGGCCGAGGCGAGCCGCCAGCGCCTGGGCAACGCGGGCGAAGCCAGCACCACCTCGACGCAGGTATTCGAATCGTATGCGCGCCAGTACGTGATCGGCCGCAAGAGCTGGAACGACGTGCTCAACGCCGTGCGTGAAGCAACGCAGGCGCGGTTTTCGCTGGAAGACACGCGGGCGCAGGCGATTGCCGCCAGCCTGCGCCTGGCCGCGCAGACGGGCACCCTGGCCGGGCGCACGACGCCGGCGGGCGTGGCGCGCGCGAATTGA